TTGATGGAGAAAGGCCATCAGCTAGCCCCAGGAGAAGTACCAAGACATTTACAATCAGGAAAAGGAGTACTGACTGTCCCAAGCGTTCTCCTCTGATTCTCTTCTGACTACTACTGTTAGGGCACTTCTGTCTTTAAAGCAACTAACACGAGGGAACCCCTCACTCAATCTGGACAAGTGGATAAATGACCAAAATGTGGAAGTAGAtgacttttaaaatgaaagtgtAAGTGGTAGTTACATAACTAACTGGCATCATATAAAACCAAATGGGGCTGTTCCAGGTGAGAATCTGGTGAAATTGAAGAGACAAGGATTTGTTAATATAAGAAAGGGTACTCCTGCAAGCATGAGCCCAGACCAGCATGGGAGAGAGAGACTAaaaatggcaagtaaagtgaCATGACTCTAACAGAAGGGGATGCAAGACCTTGAAGgtggtttttattttcattgtgaATTATCAGAAAAGTCttgggagaaaaatgaggcagtgCTTCAGAATAAGGATGACCTGAGAATATTTGTATCTAGTATCACATCTTTTTCCCAGGCCTTTTTCTGAAGTGCCAAGCACAACTGTGTCACTCAGAGTGACATCAACCAAGATCTTTGTGAATATGAGAGAAGCTAAGCATATGGCAGAATATCTGGGTCAAAGACAGATGTTTTCACTTCAGAAGCTAGTCCAGGTTTGTTTCCCAATTCAGACTGTAAATTTGGCCTTTTTTCTCACCCACTGAATCCTAGAGTCAACCACAATTGTAACAACTTCAGGCTGAAGCAGTGCCTTGACTTTTTGGTGAGGAACCAAAGCCATGTGCTTGGGGCTGCTGAGCCCTGGTCTTCTGGCTCTTCTTTGTTACTCAGTGTGCTGTGGGCCACGGAGACCAAGTGAATGCTCAGCCAAATCAATTCTAATGGCCTAGTAACGAGATGTAGGCCCAGGTTCTTCGGAAGACCCTTTAGAGCAGTTTGCCTTCTGCTCTCCAGAAGGAATGGTCTAATTCACATAGTCTGAGAATGGCTAATAAACTCTATGAAAATTCTATCCATGAAAACAATTTCTCACTTAGCTTCTATTGGTTATTTAAGACAACAAGTAGCGGGCTCCTCTGTGTAGTGGTCAAGACTAGTGACCTAAAGTGTCACTGGTACTGTCATCTTTCTCTCAGTCACAATCATCTACATGGAAACTTTAAGTGGCAAACATACTTCAAACATGAACCCATAACCTTCAGGCCCTTAGGAAGGGTGATACTTGACAGTACCAAGCCCTGAGCTAGAGAGAGGCAAGAACAAACTAACGGTGTTGCCATAAAATCTAATAATCAAGAAAACTGTCATCAAACCACAGGAAGCCCCTTAACCCTGAGGTGAAAAAAGGCTGAAGCACAAAAGCAGTTACAGAAAATTCCTGCTtcaccaaaaaggaaaataagcacAAAAACCTAAGAATGATCTGAGAAACCATGAAATGATGAGAAGTCTCATGCGGCTGGCATTAGCTGGTAGGCCAGCGTGAGATGTTCTCTGCATGACTTCCAGGAAGGCTGAACTTTTCTGCCCTCTCAGTCATACACTATTGTGCTCAACCTGCTCAACTGGCCACACCCCTCCCCAAGAATGCTCCTTTGGTATCCTCAAAAGATCCTCAGGATCCTCAAATGTCACTATAAGCCTCATGCCTGCTAGGCTCTGTGCCATAAGCCCTCTGCACAGCCTTCCAACTTGCAACTCCAAATCATCACCACTACTAAACTTCTGGCCTAAATGATTGGGaaattggagaaaccactgaggTGACTGCTCTTCTCAGTATAGTATCTGATCAGGTGCCTGGCAATGAGACAAAGTTGTCAATTTTTTATGAAAGGCATATCCACGTTGCATGTGTCCCTGTGCCCATATAAACTGGCTCTTTCAGAAAACAGGCTACTATTGTACACCAAGGTTGATGACACTTGCTGAGTACACCACACtatcttaagaaagaaaaaggaaaataaagcaagAGGTAGAAAATACAGGTTCAAAGCTGACTTGATGGGTCCTGGGTCACTGAGATCCTCAAAGTGAAATATTCCTGTAAAGATGGTGGTATCCCTCAACTCAGTTCTAGGACTTCTGTGTCTTCACTTTGTGCTAGCTGGGCAAAGTGATCACACAatttaataaaacataaatttatgATCCCAGTAATGTCCAAACCAAGAAATTGCCCGATCGCTGCTAACATCAGTTGTGCTCTACTCAGCAGTCCACCGGACCCAGCAGCCTGGGCTGACACTTTGAGCATCTAGGGGCACTCCTCACTTGCACTGCAACAGAACCTCTGAGAGGCTCAATGCCAAAGTGGGGGCAGCACACCCAGTGCTTCCTACACACCTCTGAAttccttcctttccaacagaGTATTTCTGCCCCTGCCAAGGAACTGTAATAGCGGCTGTGAATGGCAGTAGCTGTTACTACATAGTCCTGAAGGTACCATAAAGTAATTCAAAACAAGATCAAAACAcaagtgaggaaggaggaaaagaggaactaccaagggagaagggaggaaaaggggggaatAACAAACAATTGTTTCTTTATcatcatctcttccttctccttccactGCCCCACTAAGTCTcttgggggcagccaggtggcacagtgagtagagcatcggccctggagtcaggaggacctgagttcaaatccaggctcagacacttgacacacttactagctgtgtgaccttgggcaagtcatttaaccctaattgccccaccttcccccccctccaaaaaaaaccaaaaaaacaaaactaagtcTCTTCTTGAGGAACAATTTCAGGTTCACCCATAAAGGATCAAAAATGTTCATTCAAGTACATTACTAATTGGTGAATGAATAGATCACTAAGTTCATACAACCCCCTAAAATTTCACCTAGTCTAAAGAGCTCAGTGTGCCTTTAACAATAACCTCATAAACAGCACTTTCTTGAATCTATTTCAAACACGGTAATTATCAGCAAAATTCATAATCTGCCTTCATATAAAAAAAACAGATGATAAATATGCTGTGTCTTGGTGTCCTCTCTAATGTCAGCCCCGAGAACTGACGGATTTTGTGAATGTTTCTCACAACATTCCTTTTCGGAGCTTCAGTCTTAcagtgtgatttggccagatttCCAATCAACAAAGAACACAGatctccataaaaaaaaaaaaaagcaattgggATACCCTTCTTAAAGAAATTAGAATTTAGAAGCAACATAGAAAGCCAAACCACTAGGAATTAAATTCTTTAGACCCATGAAGTCAGTTTTAGTAGCAACACCCAAAATTTCCACACTGACACGGGTGCCTGGAAACAACTGAAGGAGGTGGTACAAATAAAACCACAATATTAGATGGCGTTGCTAAAAACTGCGGTATGGAAACAGGAAATTCttatggaaagaaaaggagggagctCCCCACTGGCAGGACTCCATTGGCATTTACTTGAATTTGTACTTGTATTACATAGGGCCTGAATCTGTGGTTACTAAGAATGACATTTGTTGCTTTCTCTGTTACTTAATAAGCTTATTTTTAATAACTACAGcctcaaagacaaaagaaacagcTGTTTCAGAGTGTGAAGAGAAAAGCCATTAATCAAGGATTAACAGGCTAAGGGCCGTGAACCAACTAGTTGTCTCAGAATTACTCAGGAGATATCTATTTCTCCAAAAGATTTCTGCATACAATATTACAGAAGCAAAGCATAGATTATAAATCCCTGGTTAACCATTTTGTAAAATGCTGAGGTAGGTCACTGAATATATGTGGAAGCGGCTATGAAACAGCCCCGTAGGATAAAAATCACTTGGCGCTTCTCCTTCTATTCCTAGCTAATGGAAAGGCAAGAGGAGCTTACAGCCACTCTGACCACTAAAGTGCAGCAATCATGAAATGACTGATCTCACTGTagtttgctttcattttcttcaaGGAGTATCAAAGGTTCAGAATGaagggcaaaaaacaaaacaacaccctAATTGCCACATATCCTGTTCTAAGATGAAGCAgaacagagcttcttaaacttgaCTGCTAGCGTCTCAGATGGTAGGACATGAAGTCCTACCTCTTATCACAGGATGACCCCATCCCCTTAAAGAAAGACAAGAGCTGACTGTAGCTGTCCAACAGCTTTCAACCCTAGTGAAAGAAGCACCAAGAAATGCACTGCCCTCCACTCCTAACCACAGGCCTCTAAGAGAGGGAGGGCCAGAAGACATGACACCAATGTGACAAGTTTGTTCCTAATAACCCTGAAACTTCGAGGATGACAGCTGTAGCTAGCCCAAGAACCTCAATGGGGCAAGGGCCTGGCTATTCCTTTTCAGGTAGGAATCACTCCTACAAGGCTGAGATCttatttcttattctgttttGTTGAAGCGACTAAAAGGAAGTAACACCTAAAAAATCAGAGCTGTTTACTTTTAGAAGAAATAAGGAATGAGTTTGTTTTAGACCCCTCCTCTGTAAGCTTCTAAGGTTTCCAAATCAAGGGCATTTTGTCCACGCTGGGCTAAGTTTTGTTTTCAAAAACTCTCTTTTAGGAAAACAGATTGAGCCTAAACCAGTCTTGACTTTCTTCTGGTCTCTGATGTTATGCAAAGGGCCAGGAACCCCCTTTCAGAGAGCAAAAGCAAAACAGGAAACTAGAATCTGGCCACAGGCCTGAGAGTAATCAATATAGAGTAAGAGAAGTAATTAGAGTTTAAAGTCTATTCTCTTTCATAAGAAGATAAAGCTGACAAGGCCAACACAGAGTGGGAAGATGAGATTGCCTTGAAACTAGACTTTAGGTCCCAAGTTGTTGTTTGAATGAAGTTCCAAGCAAGAAAACAGCTAGAGTACTGAAGATTTATTCTATTGCCAGCCAAAGCAAGAAGTGAAAAAGAGGAGTCAAAAAGAACAGGGACCTAACAATCCATGTAATTCTCATAGCCCTTTGCAGGAACCAGCCCTAGTAAATGATAATCAGACAGTTAAAAAACGACTGCAATGAAAAAAGCTGACTGAAGCATTTGGAGACACGGCAAACAGGGTGATTAGTTCTAGGCCTTTGCAAGGCCTAACAAAGAGCTCCAGGCAGAATTGATTTTATGGACAGTTAAAGGAGATCTGTCAAGCCACAGATCTGGAGTTTAAGGTCAGCCCCAGGAAGCTGCTCTCAATGGTTTTGGGGGATTCACTTTCCTTAACAGTGTATTGTCCACTGCACAGCCTGCCCTAGTACAGACAGTATGATGgcatcttcccctttcttctagTTATCACTTGCAAACAAAAGCCTACATTTCAATGACAATCTCTAAGAAATTAAGTGCTAAAAAGTACTTCTGAGTACTACAATCAAACCATCAAAATAAGCAATCAAAGCATCAATAAGTGActacctctcacctagactgtgGGACTGTTTTATCCACAAACAGGAAGATTGCTTTCTCTGAGGGTAGCTGGATCCGTTTCCTGATGATCCACATGAACTGGGCCACAGTGATGTCAGATGGAACCAGGTACTTCCGCTTGTCAATGTCAACAATCTGAGAGCCTGAGACTTTTTCCACAATCACCTGGAAAAGCAGAGGTCAGGGTTAGGCTTCTGAAATAAAGGCTTTCATCTGTCATGTGCTTGGGAAGCTGATGAAGGCACAGTGTGCTAGAAATGTCAGGGGATTTAGAGAAGTACATGATGGGATGGCAAAATGTTACCTTTGTTGCTTAAAATGACATGCTTTGGAGAGTGTATTTATATGGagaattgttttcttccatgAAGTTAGTTACAGTATTCCACATCCCTGATCAGAGGCATTTATAGAAAAAAAGCAGCTCTTAATGTAATGTTTTTCAACACATCTAAATTGAGCCTTAGAAAATCAAGTGAAGAAAACTACTCATTGTAGTTCTATCTAATCCCCCAGCCTTCAACCCATTACAGCTCAGAAGATAatgttaaagttggaagggactccatcattttttggatgaggaaaactgaaggttaaatgacttgcttaagggcTAGTACGTGAAGGGAGCCCAGGAAAACCTGGCAGAAAACGATAGGGAGCTCTAACTTCTAAGGAGCCAAGTTGTTGACCTACCCGCCTTGTTCCCCTTTCTACTACTCGGTGTGCTTAAGAAATTCAGGTGTGTTCTCTCAACCCCAGCTTCCCACCCCCCGGCCCCACTCAGCCAGAGGAAGACTTGACAGGTATGGACCTGGGGAGGCCTAAGTGCCCTTCCACCAACCTGCCGCACCTTTCCGGAGGGAGGGACGGCGTCAGGACAAGGGGACACCCCCCCCCCATGTCCCCCTCGCACCGTCCTAGAAGCACGTCCCTTATGTAACCGGGAGCCTGCCCTAGATATGCCACTCGGTAGCAATGACACCCCCCGGATGGAGGGCCAGGGCACCCGCGGGGGGCTGCAGAACTGGGGCGCCGCCTGAGCCCCGCTCCATACTCACCGGGACCCGGTCGGGATATTTGGCTCGGATTTTGGCAGACTCTACACATCGGTGTTCTGTGGACGAGACAAAGCAAGGGGCTCTGGGTGGGGGTCCTCGCCTTGGGCCCTTCCCACGCCCAGAGTCCAGCAGAGTCCCCGTGGCTGGTCCGGGCCGCGCGGGGTGGAGCCCCCGGGGACTAGCGCCCCGCTCAGCTCCGCCAGCCCTGGCCCCGGCCCTCCGGCCCATCCGCCGCTGGCCAGGCAGAGGCTGGGGCCGGGGGCCGGGGGGCGGAGGGCTTGGGCCGGGCCGGGCCTCACCAGCCGTCCCCACAGCCCGACCCTGGCCTCGGGCCCGCGCCCCCAACCCGGCCCTTACCCAGCGAGTGGTCCTCCTTGAACATCCACTtcatggcggcggcggcggcggagaaGGGACGGAGCCGGCTCTCGGAGCCGCGGAAGGGACCGGACAGGCCCGGcctcgacaacaacaacaacagcggCGACGGCgacggaggaggaggaggtgacgACGGCGGCGGCGGCAAGAGAGGCGGGACTTCCGACTGATAGAGCCTAGCAACTGGGGCGGGGGCGGGCCTTCCGGGGACAGTCGCCAAGGGGCGGGGCCTGAGCTCCATAGCCCGCCTGGCCCCCGGGGCCGGGCGTGAGCCCCTCTCTCAAACCTCGTGAGGGGATCCAGCCGGAGGGAGGGGGGCGGTGACGGTGACCGCTCAGTGGGAGGGGGGTGAAGTGCCCCGTTCGTGGAGTCACTGTGGGGAGGGGTGACGTGACAGGTCCTTGGGGTCTGTGGGGGGAGAGGCGACGTGACAGGTCCATGGAGTCACCATGGGGAGGGGTGATGGTGACAGGTCCATGGAGTCTCTGTGGGTGGAGTTTTGGGTGACTGTGGAGGGTTGTTGAGGGGTTTCCGGGGTCTGTATGTATGACATCACATGGGGGATGGGAACAAGTCTGTGGGGTCGGTGTGGGGAGGGGTGATGGTGACAGGTCCGTGGGgtttgtgggggggaggggtgatggTGACAGGTCTGTAGGggcttgtggggggagggggtgatggTGACAGGCCCCTGGTGgcctgtggggggagggggtgatggTGACAGGTCTGTAGGGGCCCGTGGAAGGGAGGAGTGATGGTAACAGGTTCCTGGGGGCCTGTAGGGGGGAAGGGTGAGGGTGACAGGTCTGTGGGgtttgttgggggaggggtgacatGACAGATCCATGGAGACACTATGGGGAGGGGTGATGATGACAGGTCCGTGGGGgcctgtggggggagggggtgatggTAACAGGTCTGTAGGGCCTGTGGAAGGGAGGAGTGATGGTAACAGGTTCCTGGGGGCCTGTTGGGGGAAGGGTGATAGTGACAGGTTCCTGGGGGCCTGTGTAGGGCTGTTGTTGAGGGGTTTCTGGGGTCTGTATGTGTGGTATTGGTGACATCCCATGAGGGACGGCAACAAGTCTGTGGGGTCAGTGTGGGGAGGGCTGCTGACAATGAACTAGAAGGCAGTGAGGGCAGAGAAGTTTCCCAACCTGGATCCCATTTATCACTAATAAGATTACAATAAAAGACCCCGTCTACAAGTTTGGTCATGTTTCATTACcaagcagaggagagagggaagttgGCGGTGACTGTTGGAGGTGAATTCCCTTGACAGCAGGTCACAAGATTGGCATTCCTGCTTGCCATTCTGAACAGGGTTCAGAAGTCACAAGTTTGTGTTGTACAGGTCACCTGCCTTTCCGCATACTTTAAAGGTTCTCCAGCTGGTGATGTAATTACCTTCCTCAAAACAGAATCACCAGGGAAGAACGGAGCAGTCATCTGTTTATGAGCAACTGAACATTCAGAGGGAGTGTTGACCAAATTATGTGCACAATGCATATCACATGCTGTCAATTCTGATGTATCTGAAaggcctcttttttttaaatgctgttcGTCCTTCATTACCTACAATTAAAATTCCTGAGACATGTCACAGAGCCTAAGTgcatctaaaaatattttggttatTTTGGGGTTGCAAAACTCTGAGCAACACAAATATTTTGAAAGTGAAagtaaaatactttatatttttacCAGACCTTTCTCACAGAGAGTGTTCTTTGCAGATAGTGTATTTATTCTCAGGACCTGTTTCTAAAGGAAGTGAGctttcctgttttacagataggaaTACTGAGTGGTAAGATTTGTCAACATTTGGTAAAGCAGTAGAGTTCCCAAGGATCTTGAATCCCTTTCTGCTACCCCAACCAGATTGCcctatgtgtgtatttatgccCGCCTCTGCTTAAAAAGTAATTACTTTTATTCTTCTCTGGTTTTAAGAGTTACCAGGACTCACAGCTACCTGAACCATTGCTTCTCACCTCTCTCAAtcatatgtgatttttttccatcttgcATCCTCAAgaaccttcccttcatcttttcaCAGCTCAAATTCTGCTTATTATGTAATCTTTCATGGTCTTGTTTCCATTAGCTTTCCTAGCAATATCTTCTGTTTCCACTATTCCATCTTGACTATTTTTATTACCTACCTACTAGTGAAGTCAATATTTGAATGGTCTTTTGTGCCTAACAAGACACAGTAAGTAGTCACAAAGGAAGTAAACACGTAGATCCAATCCTGGAGATGCTTATAACCTTATAACCTAATAAACGAGGTAGAATAATGACTCTATGTGAAAATACAAATAGATTATTTTTAATGCAAAATGAATTACAGGTTTATATTTATGAATACTAAGGATATGTGAGTAATTGCAAATGATAGAGGTTAACTAGAATTAGTCCAGGAAAGCTTCATGGTAGAAGTGACTCAGaaagagttttgaaggaagggaTGGACATGAATTAGCAGATGGAGAAGTAAATGTTTCAAGCCAGGAAGGAAAGGAGCAAAGACTCCCAGTGGATcaaatgacttggatgaagacatagaTGACATGCTTGTCAAGTCTGCAGATGGCAAGGAGCTAGGAGGAATAGTTAACACGTTGAAAGACAgtgtcaggatccaaaaatatctcaaCAACTTAAAATAGCGGGctaatttaataagatgaaatacaATAAAGATAAATGCACAGTTCTACATTTGGGTTCTGAAAATCCATGAAATACATACAGGATGAGCTAGACACACATAGAAAACAATTCTTATGAGGAAAAAAGAACCTGAAAATTTAGCTCAAAATGAGTCAATAGGGTAAATGGTTGTTCAAGACAAGAGTCATAGTGCCCAAAATAAGGTAAAGTAGTTGTCCTAGTCTGCTCTGGTCCTactacatctggaatattgtgtcaCTTCTGGATGTCACACtttagtaattaaaaaaatcatatgtacgtgtttattttgcttatatttcaatttgtacatgtttcccccaatagagtataagctcctttaAGATGGGGATTACTTCTTTATATATAGCAAGTTGAATGTAATGAAGAACTAGCCAATGAGGACCCAATTCTTAGAGCAAGCTCATATTTGATCTTCCTGCTCAGTTTTACAGAACATGATATATATTCTCTGCTTCATTCTAAGCCAATAGAACCACAACAGAACTGCTATGAGCTTCAGTGCAGGGAAAAGACTGGCAGTCTTATCTCCCATCCTGTTGCTATGTGTCCATGAACATCCTGAAAAGGTGACATTTTTAGTATTCTCACTCACAAGCCCTAATCTGGCGTGTCCCCCATTATCAATCCAACGGTAGAACTCTACTGTTTTTAGAAAAGGGATTTGCCAAGAAGGTACGGCAAAAACAGTAgttacaaaaacattttccttagGCTGGAAACATACTCTCCCCTTGCATGTACAAGGGTCCTGGGTGCAGTATACTTCAATTTAAAATACAATGGTAATGAGGCATAAGTACAAACACACGGCCAAGGGGTACTCCCAGATTCCTGGTGCTGgaagttcttttcttcccttcatgaAATTCTCATGATGTTCCTCTTAGGTGTATCTCCTGGATTCTAAGAATCAATGCCTTTCTATATCAAGACTTTTCTTGGTCCCAAAGGGTCCTCGAAGCTGCAGTCGTCCTTGGTTGTGGGGGGAGGGTCTGTTTTCTACCTTTATTTGTAGGTGTTTCCTCTGTC
This region of Trichosurus vulpecula isolate mTriVul1 chromosome 3, mTriVul1.pri, whole genome shotgun sequence genomic DNA includes:
- the GABARAPL2 gene encoding gamma-aminobutyric acid receptor-associated protein-like 2 encodes the protein MKWMFKEDHSLEHRCVESAKIRAKYPDRVPVIVEKVSGSQIVDIDKRKYLVPSDITVAQFMWIIRKRIQLPSEKAIFLFVDKTVPQSSLTMGQLYEKEKDEDGFLYVAYSGENTFGF